A part of Oncorhynchus masou masou isolate Uvic2021 chromosome 30, UVic_Omas_1.1, whole genome shotgun sequence genomic DNA contains:
- the LOC135522927 gene encoding myosin-7-like → MGDALMAEFGGAASYLRKSDKERMECQTRPFDIKRECYVPDPEVEYVKATITSRDGAKVTVDTEFGKTVTVKEDDVHPQNPPKFDKIEDMAMFTFLHEPAVLFNLKERYAAWMIYTYSGLFCVTVNPYKWLPVYDQSVVNAYRGKKRTEAPPHIFSISDNAYQYMLSDRENQSVLITGESGAGKTVNTKRVIQYFASIAAVGGKKSAAEEKKGTLEDQIIQANPALEAFGNAKTIRNDNSSRFGKFIRIHFGVTGKLSSADIETYLLEKSRVTFQLKAERDYHIFYQILSQKKPELLEMLLITSNPYDYAFISQGEIAVTSINDADELMATDDAFNVLGFSQEEINGIYKLTGAIMHYGNLKFKNKQREEQAEADGTEDIDKAAYLMGLNSADLVKGLCHPRVKVGNEWVTKGQSVDQVYYSIGALAKKIYENMFLWMVIRINLTLDTKNARQHYIGVLDIAGFEIFDFNTFEQLCINFTNEKLQQFFNHHMFVLEQEEYKKEGIVWEFIDFGMDLAACIDLIERPMGIMSILEEECMFPKASDSTFKAKLYENHLGKNACFQKPRIIKGRPEAHFSLVHYAGIVDYNIGNWLVKNKDPLNETVVGLFQKSSLKFLANLFVSYAGAEGAPEEKAAGGKKKKGSSFQTVSALHRENLGKLMTNLRSTHPHFVRCLIPNETKTPGAMENPLVMHQLRCNGVLEGIRICRKGFPNRILYADFKQRYRILNPNAIPEGQFIDNMKAAEKLLGSLDIDHTQYRLGHTKVFFKAGLLGTLEEMRDDRLALIITGMQARSRGLLARIEFQKIVDRRDALLVIQWNIRAFMGVKNWPWMKMFFKIKPLLKSAETEKEMANMKEEFLKLKEAYAKSEARRKELEEKMVSLIQEKNDLQIAVQTSEDTIGDAEERCEGLIKSKIQLEAKSKELTERLEDEEEMNSELTAKKRKLEDECSELKKDIDDLELTLAKVEKEKHATENKVKNLTEEMAALDEIIAKLTKEKKALQEAHQQTLDDLQSEEDKVNTLTKAKAKLEQQVDDLEGSLEQEKKVRMDLERAKRKLEGDLKLTQESLMDLENDKQQLEERMKKKDFETSQLNSKIEDEQAMSAQLQKKLKELQARIEELEEELEAERAARAKVEKQRADLSRELEEISERLEEAGGATAAQIEMNKKREAEFQKVRRDLEEATLQHEATAATLRKKNADSVADLGEQIDNLQRVKQKLEKEKSELRLELDDVVSNMEQIVKSKTNLEKMCRTLEDQMSEYRTKAEEGQRSINDFTMQKAKLQTENGELARQLEEKDSLVSQLTRGKQSNVQQIEDLKRQLEEEVKAKNALAHAVQSARHDSDLLREQYEEEQEAKSELQRGMSKANAEVAQWRTKYETDAIQKTEELEDAKKKLAQRLQDAEEAVEAVNAKCSSLEKTKHRLQNEIEDLMVDVERSNASAAALDKKQRNFDKVLAEWKQKFEESQTELESSQKEARSLSTELFKLKNSYEESLDHLETMKRENKNLQEEISDLTEQLGEGGKSIHELEKIRKQLEQEKAEIQSALEEAEGSLEHEEGKIMRAQLEFNQVKADIERKLVEKDEEMEMNKRNQQRVVDTLQSSLESETRSRNEALRLKKKMEGDLNEMEIQLSQANRQAAEAQKQLKGLHSHLKDSQMQLDDALRGNDDLKENIAIVERRNNLMQAELDELRAMVEQTERGRKLAEQELLDVSERVQLLHSQNTSLLSQKKKLEGDTSQLQNEVEEAVQECRNAEEKAKKAITDAAMMAEELKKEQDTSSHLERMKKNMEQTIKDLQHRLDEAEQIAMKGGKKQIQKLESRVRELESEVEMEQRRSSDAVKGVRKYERRIKELTYQTEEDRKNLSRLQDLVDKLQLKVKSYKRTSEEAEEQANSNLGKFRKIQHELDEAEERADIAESQVNKMRAKSRDSGSKKGKEEE, encoded by the exons ATGGGGGACGCGTTGATGGCAGAGTTTGGGGGCGCAGCTTCCTATCTGCGTAAGTCAGACAAAGAGCGTATGGAATGCCAGACAAGACCCTTTGACATAAAGAGAGAGTGCTATGTGCCAGACCCTGAGGTTGAGTACGTCAAGGCCACAATCACCAGCAGAGATGGGGCTAAAGTCACCGTTGATACTGAGTTCGGAAAG actgttactgtgaaGGAGGATGACGTTCACCCCCAGAACCCGCCAAAGTTTGATAAAATTGAGGACATGGCGATGTTCACCTTCCTGCACGAGCCTGCTGTGCTGTTTAACCTCAAAGAGCGTTACGCAGCCTGGATGATCTAC ACCTACTCAGGGCTGTTCTGTGTCACTGTCAACCCCTACAAGTGGCTGCCAGTGTATGATCAGTCTGTTGTCAATGCATACAGAGGCAAGAAGAGGACAGAAGCTCCTCCTCACATCTTCTCCATCTCTGACAATGCCTACCAGTACATGTTGTCAG ACAGGGAAAACCAGTCTGTTCTTATCAC TGGAGAATCCGGTGCTGGAAAGACTGTGAACACCAAGAGGGTCATCCAGTATTTTGCCAGCATTGCTGCTGTCGGCGGAAAGAAGAGCGCTGCAGAAGAAAAAAAG GGGACACTGGAGGATCAAATCATCCAGGCCAATCCTGCCCTGGAGGCTTTTGGTAATGCCAAGACCATCAGGAATGACAACTCCTCTCGATTC GGTAAATTCATCCGAATTCATTTTGGAGTCACTGGGAAGCTTTCGTCTGCTGACATTGAGACTT ATCTACTGGAGAAGTCACGTGTAACTTTCCAGCTCAAGGCTGAGAGAGATTATCACATCTTCTACCAGATCCTGTCCCAAAAGAAACCAGAACTGCTGG AGATGCTACTCATCACCAGCAATCCCTATGACTACGCCTTCATCTCCCAAGGAGAGATTGCTGTAACTTCCATTAATGATGCAGATGAGCTAATGGCTACTGAT GATGCCTTTAATGTGCTTGGATTCTCCCAAGAAGAGATTAATGGCATTTATAAGCTGACTGGGGCCATCATGCACTACGGCAACCTGAAGTTCAAGAATAAGCAGCGGGAGGAGCAAGCAGAGGCAGATGGCACTGAGG ATATTGACAAAGCTGCATATCTGATGGGCCTGAACTCTGCTGACCTGGTCAAGGGGCTGTGTCACCCAAGGGTCAAAGTAGGAAATGAGTGGGTCACCAAAGGTCAGAGTGTCGACCAG GTGTACTACTCCATTGGTGCATTGGCAAAGAAAATTTACGAGAACATGTTCCTCTGGATGGTGATAAGAATCAACCTTACACTGGACACAAAGAACGCTCGCCAGCACTACATTGGTGTGCTGGACATTGCCGGCTTTGAGATCTTTGAT TTCAACACCTTTGAGCAGCTGTGCATCAACTTCACTAATGAGAAGCTGCAACAGTTCTTCAACCACCACATGTTTGTGCTGGAGCAGGAAGAATATAAAAAAGAGGGCATTGTCTGGGAGTTCATTGACTTCGGCATGGACTTGGCTGCCTGCATTGACCTCATTGAAAGG CCCATGGGTATCATGTCCATCCTTGAAGAGGAGTGCATGTTCCCCAAGGCCAGTGATTCTACATTCAAAGCTAAGCTGTATGAGAACCATCTGGGCAAAAATGCATGCTTCCAGAAACCTAGGATTATTAAGGGTAGACCAGAGGCACATTTCTCCCTGGTTCACTATGCTGGCATTGTTGACTACAACATTGGTAACTGGCTGGTAAAGAACAAGGACCCGCTGAATGAGACTGTGGTCGGACTGTTCCAGAAGTCAAGTCTTAAGTTCCTGGCCAACCTCTTTGTGAGCTATGCTGGTGCAGAAGGAG CACCTGAAGAAAAAGCGGCTGGAGGAAAGAAGAAGAAAGGCTCTTCCTTCCAGACTGTGTCTGCATTGCACAGG GAGAACTTGGGTAAACTCATGACCAACTTGAGGTCTACTCACCCTCACTTTGTGCGTTGCCTCATCCCCAACGAGACCAAGACTCCTGGGGCCATGGAGAATCCTCTGGTCATGCACCAGCTGCGCTGTAACGGTGTGCTGGAAGGCATCAGGATCTGCAGAAAGGGCTTCCCCAACAGGATCCTGTATGCTGACTTCAAACAAAG ATACCGCATCCTCAATCCAAATGCTATCCCTGAGGGTCAGTTCATTGACAACATGAAGGCAGCAGAAAAACTGCTGGGCTCTCTGGACATTGACCACACCCAGTACAGATTAGGACACACGAAG GTGTTCTTCAAGGCTGGTCTCCTGGGTACCCTTGAGGAGATGAGAGATGACCGTCTCGCTCTTATCATCACTGGAATGCAGGCCCGATCACGTGGTCTACTTGCCAGAATTGAGTTCCAGAAAATTGTTGACCGCAG GGACGCCTTGCTTGTGATCCAATGGAACATTCGTGCCTTCATGGGTGTCAAGAATTGGCCCTGGATGAAGATGTTCTTTAAGATTAAACCTCTGCTGAAGTCAGCAGAGACTGAGAAGGAGATGGCGAACATGAAGGAAGAATTCCTGAAGCTTAAAGAGGCTTATGCTAAAAGTGAAGCCCGTAGAAAGGAGCTGGAAGAGAAGATGGTCTCCCTTATCCAAGAGAAGAATGACCTGCAGATCGCTGTCCAAACT TCAGAAGACACTATTGGTGATGCTGAAGAGAGATGCGAGGGTCTGATCAAGAGCAAAATCCAGCTTGAGGCCAAATCCAAAGAGCTGACAGAAAgactggaggatgaggaggagatgaaTTCAGAGCTGACTGCTAAGAAGAGGAAGCTGGAAGACGAGTGCTCAGAACTCAAGAAGGACATTGATGATCTGGAGCTCACTCTGGCTaaagtggagaaggagaagcATGCCACAGAGAACAAG GTTAAAAACCTGACTGAAGAGATGGCAGCTCTGGATGAAATCATTGCCAAGCTGACCAAGGAGAAGAAGGCTCTGCAGGAAGCTCATCAGCAAACGTTGGATGACCTGCAGAGTGAGGAGGACAAGGTCAACACGCTGACCAAGGCCAAAGCCAAACTGGAACAGCAAGTTGATGAT CTTGAAGGTTCTCTGGAGCAAGAAAAGAAGGTCAGGATGGACCTTGAGAGAGCCAAAAGAAAGCTGGAAGGAGACTTGAAGTTGACCCAGGAGAGCCTAATGGACCTGGAGAACGACAAGCAGCAACTGGAGGAGAGAATGAAGAA GAAGGATTTTGAGACGAGCCAACTCAACAGCAAGATTGAGGATGAGCAGGCCATGAGTGCCCAACTTCAGAAGAAACTGAAGGAGCTGCAG GCCCGCATTGAAGAGCTGGAGGAAGAGCTTGAGGCTGAGAGAGCTGCCCGTGCCAAGGTGGAGAAACAGAGGGCAGACTTGTCCAGAGAGCTGGAAGAGATCAGTGAGAGGCTGGAGGAAGCAGGTGGAGCCACTGCTGCCCAGATTGAGATGAACAAGAAGAGGGAGGCTGAGTTTCAGAAGGTGCGCAGAGACCTTGAAGAGGCTACTCTGCAGCATGAGGCTACAGCTGCCACTCTGAGGAAGAAAAATGCTGACAGTGTGGCTGACCTGGGAGAGCAGATTGACAACCTTCAGAGAGTGAAGCAgaagctggagaaggagaagagtgaGCTCAGGCTGGAGTTGGACGATGTGGTCTCCAACATGGAGCAAATTGTCAAGTCTAAA ACAAACTTGGAGAAAATGTGCCGCACTCTCGAGGACCAGATGAGTGAATACAGGACGAAAGCTGAGGAAGGACAGCGATCCATCAACGATTTCACCATGCAGAAAGCAAAGCTTCAAACTGAGAATG GTGAACTTGCCAGACAGCTGGAGGAGAAGGACTCTCTGGTCTCCCAACTGACCAGAGGTAAGCAGTCCAACGTTCAGCAGATTGAAGACCTCAAGAGACAACTGGAGGAGGAAGTCAAG GCAAAGAACGCACTTGCCCATGCAGTGCAGTCTGCTCGCCATGACTCAGATCTGCTGAGGGAGCAGtatgaggaggagcaggaggccaAGTCTGAGCTGCAGCGTGGCATGTCCAAGGCTAATGCTGAAGTGGCTCAGTGGAGAACCAAGTATGAAACTGATGCCATCCAGAAGACCGAGGAGCTTGAAGATGCAAA GAAAAAGCTGGCTCAGCGTCTGCAGGATGCAGAGGAGGCTGTGGAAGCTGTTAATGCTAAATGCTCCTCCCTGGAGAAGACTAAACACAGACTCCAGAATGAGATTGAAGATCTCATGGTGGATGTGGAGAGATCCAATGCATCTGCTGCCGCTCTGGACAAAAAGCAAAGGAACTTCGACAAG GTCCTGGCTGAGTGGAAGCAGAAGTTTGAAGAGTCTCAGACTGAGCTAGAGAGCTCCCAGAAAGAGGCCAGATCTCTCAGCACTGAACTCTTCAAACTCAAGAACTCTTATGAGGAATCTCTGGATCATCTGGAGacgatgaagagagagaacaagaacctTCAAG AGGAAATTTCTGACCTGACTGAGCAACTTGGTGAGGGAGGAAAGAGCATCCATGAGCTGGAGAAAATCCGTAAACAGCTGGAGCAGGAGAAGGCTGAGATACAGTCTGCTCTAGAGGAAGCTGAG GGCTCCCTAGAGCATGAGGAGGGCAAGATCATGAGAGCACAGCTGGAGTTCAATCAGGTCAAAGCTGACATTGAACGGAAGCTAGTGGAgaaggatgaggagatggagatgaaTAAGAGGAACCAGCAGAGAGTGGTGGATACCCTGCAAAGTTCCCTGGAGTCAGAGACTCGCAGCAGGAATGAAGCTCTCAGGctgaagaagaagatggagggagatcTCAATGAGATGGAGATCCAGCTCAGCCAGGCCAACAGGCAGGCAGCAGAGGCCCAGAAGCAACTTAAGGGTCTTCATTCCCATCTGAAG GATTCTCAAATGCAGCTGGATGATGCTCTTCGTGGCAATGATGATCTGAAGGAGAACATTGCTATTGTAGAGAGACGCAACAATCTGATGCAGGCTGAATTGGATGAGCTGAGAGCCATGGTGGAGCAGACTGAGAGAGGCCGCAAACTGGCTGAGCAGGAACTGCTGGATGTTAGTGAGAGAGTTCAGCTGCTGCACTCACAG AACACCAGCCTGTTGAGCCAGAAGAAGAAGCTAGAGGGTGACACATCCCAGCTTCAGAATGAAGTGGAGGAGGCTGTGCAGGAGTGCAGAAATGCTGAAGAAAAGGCCAAAAAGGCCATTACTGATGCTGCCATGATGGCAGAGGAGCTGAAGAAGGAGCAGGACACCAGTTCTCATCTGGAGCGCATGAAAAAGAACATGGAGCAGACCATCAAGGACCTGCAGCACCGCCTGGATGAAGCTGAACAAATTGCCATGAAAGGTGGCAAGAAGCAGATCCAGAAGCTGGAGTCCAGA GTGAGGGAGCTAGAGAGTGAAGTGGAAATGGAGCAAAGGAGGAGCAGTGATGCTGTGAAAGGTGTCCGTAAATATGAGAGACGCATCAAGGAGCTCACCTACCAG ACTGAGGAAGACCGTAAGAATTTGTCCCGTCTTCAAGACCTGGTGGACAAACTGCAGCTGAAGGTCAAATCCTACAAGAGAACTTCAGAGGAGGCT GAGGAACAAGCCAATTCCAATTTGGGCAAGTTCCGCAAGATTCAGCATGAACtggatgaggcagaggagagggctgATATTGCTGAGTCTCAGGTTAACAAGATGAGAGCCAAGAGTCGTGATTCTGGCTCCAAG aaaggaaaggaggaagagTGA